A DNA window from Kitasatospora atroaurantiaca contains the following coding sequences:
- a CDS encoding GNAT family N-acetyltransferase, which translates to MHPEISFVEKPTLTGERVVLRPVCMADALAAVAADPEADRLTGTHETFSLETLERWYGSRAEHPDRLDLAMVERTTGVCVGEVVLSDLDVHNRSCSFRISLFDRRSFGQGLGTEASRLILGHAFESVGLHRIELLVFAFNPRARHVYEKIGFIHEGTRRDALCWNGEWIDGHTMAILADEWVAHRGHPHPAR; encoded by the coding sequence ATGCATCCCGAGATTTCCTTCGTTGAGAAGCCGACACTCACCGGCGAGCGCGTGGTTCTGCGTCCGGTCTGCATGGCCGACGCGCTGGCCGCAGTGGCGGCCGATCCTGAAGCGGATCGGCTGACCGGTACCCACGAAACGTTCAGCCTCGAAACGCTGGAACGCTGGTACGGCTCCCGCGCCGAGCATCCCGATCGGCTGGACCTGGCGATGGTTGAGCGAACCACTGGCGTGTGCGTCGGTGAGGTCGTCCTGTCGGACCTTGATGTCCACAACCGTTCCTGTTCATTCCGCATCAGCCTGTTCGACCGCCGGTCCTTCGGCCAGGGACTGGGTACCGAGGCGAGCCGGCTGATCCTCGGCCACGCCTTCGAAAGCGTTGGCCTGCACCGGATCGAGTTGCTGGTCTTCGCCTTCAACCCGCGCGCCCGCCACGTCTACGAGAAGATCGGGTTCATCCACGAGGGAACCCGACGTGACGCACTGTGCTGGAACGGCGAATGGATCGACGGGCATACGATGGCCATCCTCGCCGATGAATGGGTCGCGCATCGCGGCCACCCGCACCCGGCGCGGTGA
- a CDS encoding DUF1259 domain-containing protein, translating into MGDLVVTEDELPEVTNALQAAGLEQSAIHKHLLQQSLAIWWTHTHPPATLA; encoded by the coding sequence ATGGGTGACCTCGTGGTGACCGAGGACGAGCTGCCCGAGGTCACAAACGCGCTGCAGGCTGCCGGCCTGGAGCAGAGCGCGATCCACAAGCACCTGCTCCAGCAGAGCCTGGCGATCTGGTGGACCCACACACATCCACCGGCCACGCTCGCCTAG
- a CDS encoding pYEATS domain-containing protein, which yields MLLIVGVMVAFRKQLTVVAHEIARRLQKGGGFEFGVGVLSVKLAELRDELPHYQSEMAREAAPVPVPEVNHNIEGLPDPESPGASAVWEQYRLQLNEKSRGIQLAHVISPSKVPRQRFDVFVYLVTSRTGSLDEVERAQFFLGRRWGNRVFDVLNEGGRIGFSTAAYGSPLCACRVVFKDGSDVVLSRFLDFEMASVFETNDQIAPGERPRS from the coding sequence GTGCTGCTCATCGTCGGTGTCATGGTCGCGTTCCGTAAGCAGCTCACGGTCGTCGCTCACGAGATTGCGCGGCGTCTGCAAAAGGGCGGCGGCTTCGAGTTCGGAGTCGGTGTGTTGTCGGTCAAGCTGGCCGAGCTGCGCGATGAACTTCCTCACTACCAGTCAGAAATGGCCCGTGAGGCGGCACCCGTTCCTGTACCCGAGGTCAACCATAATATCGAGGGCCTTCCTGATCCCGAATCCCCTGGGGCTTCGGCTGTGTGGGAGCAGTACCGCCTCCAGTTGAATGAGAAATCGCGCGGGATCCAGCTCGCTCACGTCATCAGTCCGTCAAAGGTGCCGAGGCAGCGCTTCGACGTGTTCGTCTATCTCGTTACATCCCGGACTGGCAGCCTTGACGAGGTGGAACGAGCGCAGTTCTTCCTTGGGAGGCGCTGGGGGAACCGTGTCTTCGATGTGCTGAACGAGGGCGGGCGGATCGGCTTCTCCACAGCCGCGTACGGATCCCCGCTGTGCGCCTGCCGGGTCGTGTTCAAAGACGGGAGCGACGTGGTCCTGAGCAGATTCCTCGACTTCGAGATGGCGTCCGTGTTTGAGACGAACGATCAGATCGCACCTGGAGAACGTCCTCGATCGTGA